ATGGCCACAGACGTGGTGTCAAATATACAGGTGTGTCTCCTGTAGTTATTATCACTcaatataaacatgttttatttgTGATTAATCATTTATTCTGTTTGATTTAACTGCAGGATCGTTATAATACTTGATCCCTCGCTGGACCCCAGAGAGATTCACATCACAGACACTAAAGGGTTAAAGGGATATAGCTTTATATCAATCATTATGAAGGATCTCCTGTATGTACGAGCTTTCATTTGCACGCTGTTGACCAAATGATTATTCAACTCTTATCGAGTGGATTGCTTTAATTTGGGGTTTAGGTCACTATAAAGTCTGCTGTATATATTTGAATTATTTAGCCTGACAACATTTACTGTcattattatacattttgtCTTTTATGTTTACTATTTTCAAGTGCACTATTCCATCTACACGATCAAGACAATAATAACATCATAAGATGTGTTTATAAAgtgcaataataataaaaacatcaatGTTCAAGAAAACAAATTTTCATAAGAATTAATGTTATGTTTGTTGACTGAAAGGGATTTATATGTCTTATATTCATGTCATTGTatatctaaaataaatgtatgaatGACGTAAACATTTTCTCTTATAAATCTGATGTTTGATTTATTGTAATGTTTAATTTCCATCAAGCGATTGAATAAAGAAGTTACTTGTCaagcatttaaacctgtttagTTTTTGTGGAGAAAGATTATAACTGTGATTATATTCAGAGGTTATTACAGTACATTAACCCTCTACACACGGTGTAATAACagttaataaatattaatattcaataaaaaaaattagacGTCACATTGATTGGGAAAGAAGTGGAGAACCAAACATAAACAACAGCATTTATAGTTGTTTAAGACTTAACTATTAACTAAATAAATTAAAGATGAGTGTGTGTGAAAGATTTGAGTGTTTCTGCAGTGAGTGACGGTGTTGAGTCCTGCAGGGGGCGCTCGGCGGATCACAACATCGAGACACATTTATGTCTTCAGACAGTTGTTAAGATCaaatatatttactaaaaactataatgatttaaatgtgtttattttgagGTTAAACGTTTGACATACaaatataaacacatttcaACAGTCTCATAGAAATAAAATATCTTATGGAGCACCGCGGAGAAATGTCACATCTGTCACGTGACGGGTATCGTTTCAGCAATTTTAACAACAATTTACACCGCAATAATGACACTTGCTTTTACATTATATAGCCATTAAAATTGAAAACACACTAAAGAGTTTAaatataagaaatattttttagacTCGTCCTGCCTGACCAATAAGAGGCAACTTCCGGGCCCTGAATCCCGCCCACTTCAGAACGCAACACGTTATTTGTGGCGCTGCGCTGTTTTTCTGCTTTTCTGTTCTGCTGCGTGGCGACTTCAGCATCTGACGAGATTTCAGCAATCTAATTAAAACCTTTTAATATATAATGACTTTAGATCAAatgttttcttatttatttgcatatatacatttataacaGGGGTCGATTTTAGAGTTTTAAAGACTTTGAGTTCAAACATGCAGAGCGGCGAAATAAAACAACGAAAAAAGACTTCAGATGTCAAAGAAAAcggaaagaaaagaaaatcagAAGATAAAGTTAAAGATGAACTCAAAAGAGAAGcagaagagaaagaaaacaCGATTAAAAGTTCAGATATGAAGCTCGTCATGAGTTTGATGTCTCTCGCGATCTCTTTAGTGTTGATGTGGTGAGTTTACACTAACTAACAGTTAACTTATATCCATGATTCAGATTTAGATGTTGATCTTtattatgtgtttgtttttgcaggGCTCTCTATCAACAGAATGTAAAGTTTTCAGAAATGAAAGAACAATACGAGCATTTATATGAGAAGACACGAGACGTCCTCGAGCTCCAGTCACAGATGACCACAGTCGCAGAAAAGGTCtcaatttaaaactttaattcATTTATATCATAAAATCATTTTATCGGTCTGAAATACAGCGAGGCCCAAAAGAAAGAGGTTTTCTCTGTACAATTTTATATGATTACAGATTACATTTAAGTTTGTTATATTTTGATATAAGTTTTGAATCAAAGCTgaaggtttttttttatttttttttttttttttttatttatttatttatttatttttttcaagatACAAATCTTAatagtttacaaaaaaagtcCAAATAGCAGCATAAAATATAAGTAAACATAATAAACACAGGTAacacaaagaaattaaaaaaataaaaataaataaataataataagtaaataaaataaaataaaaattacacaagGGGGTTCTCATCAAAAAATACCTTAAGAAGATTATACAATTTAAGGGCTTTTTTGTTATACACAAATCTTAACGACTTGAAGAAGAACATCAAATCTTTATGAAAAAGTACGAAAGTAGGAGGATTCTTAAAAAATCTGCATTTGTGTATGAAGTAATTGGCCAATCAAAGCTGAAGGTCTCCTGCATGATATCTGACATGATGTCATTATTAAGAGTTCATAAGCTTCATATTTCACGTGTTTGTTTAGTGATCTATGAGAGAAATCATTTACTGtccctgctggaaaaaacagaataccagcaagaccagcatatgttgtgttttggtgctggtgaCCCCCAGTTTAACCAGTATGGATATTATGCTGGTATATAGATTTCAGTAAAACTTTAATTcaacatttttcaaataatCTCAGATGTTTAGGCCTCACTGTATCCACAGCAATATTTATATTGTTAGAAAATCACTTCATGATGTTTTATATCACTTTGAAATATGAAGTAAATATAAGTTTGTTTGTTATTGTTAAGACCTGTTTAAAAAGGGAAAGATGTAAACAATCTGACTTTAGGCAGCAGATCAACAAAGACACcatacttaaaggcggagtgagtccacgatgtttgaaaaacgttttggaaaattagacgggccgactaccaaaacacacttatagccaatcaaatcaaataaaatgccgggttgcgtatgtgtggggcgggtctatcaacagaaggtccagattctattggggtaggggcgtgtttgtttaggtgatttcaaatatcaacattggctttcaaacatcatggactccgcctttaactttaaatcatttattaaagAGAAACATAATACATGTAAAGGAGCAATATCTTCAGCGAGGCCAATATATACAAAACATCACttactaaaacaaaaaaacatttaaaaatgaagtATCTAACTAAACTGACAAAGAAATAAGACCAAGAAAAATAAACATCAGCCATCTTTACGTTCCATAATTAACAACAAGCAGTCTGAAATATTCTCAGTTAATAAGAATAACTTAAACTGAGTACTAGTGAAGCATTACATACACTGTACTGTTTTACATACTATTTTTAAACCAGTATACACTATATAGTGAAGATATGCTGTAAGAAGAACACTAGTACTGAATGTGGTCACACCAACACCATGATTTCATGTGTTGTGGATGCAGCTGCAGGCTTCCATTGATGAATATGATGAGATTCTGACCTCCGTGACCCTGATGACAAAGATCAAACACGACATCGCCTTCATCCACGACACGTCCAGAGTACTGCAGGAGCACCAGGAGACGTCTTCACTCCAATACCAAACCATAAACAACCGCTTCCAGAACATCACAGAGACGTGGAggagcagacagacagacgtgaGCGACGACCTGAACGAGCTGAAGTCAGAATCACGGTCCACGCACGGACGCATCACGGAGCACGTCAATGCCGTAGACGGACGTCTGCGCGTCCTGAGTGAACGTCTGCAGGAGGTGGAGGACGGCATCAAGAGAAACGCACGAGTGTTGGATCGGACCGAGGAGGAGGACGCAAGGAAAGTCCAGGAGCTTCTGGACTGGAACTCTGGACGGGTTTCTAAACTCCAGGAGAAGCTCAGATCTCTGACCAGGAGCCGTGAGGACCTCCAGAAGAGGCTGGAGAAGACGCTTCCTCACGTCAAACAGTGGGAGAGCCGTCTGCCGGACGTAGAGGAGTCTGTCCGATCTATGCTTAAACTCCGAGCTCAGCTGAGCGACACAGAGAGGAGATTAAAGGAGCTGACGCTACAGGTGCAGGACACAGAGGAGAAGATGTTGAGAACTGAACTCATCACAGAACCGTGACGGTCACATGAACGCTGGTGATCCTGGAGTGACTCGAGATCTCAAACACTTACAGTCTGAATGACATCAAAGAAACAATCTGAGCACACAGTATAGATGTGTGTTTATCTGCTGTTCCACGTGAATGTTTTAATTATGGAGTTAAATCATTGTCAGtattgtgtgttgtgttgttgtcatgtatttttaaatataacacatttaatttctgCATAAAGTTTGAGCTCAGGTTCTTGTGTATCATGTGACAAGTATACAAGAGAAAAATGATTGATTATAGATCTAATACAGTACTAGAAGAATAATAaaatctattattattattattaataaactaaTATATTTAGCATTCCTGTACGTCACATGATGTCATTCTTACTGTGTCAGGACTcaaatatttcattatatttgACGTTAATGATATTTAATGTGTTGGTCTGTATACGCTTTATTTAACACTTATTTTTGTTTAgagtcatttatatttttgcatttggcagatgtgaCTTGTGGTGCATTCGAGATGTATATTTTCTCATATATATTgttatagatatgtataaagtcTAGATGactcgcccgcgctgctggccgATTGAGTGGAACGTCAGCATTTGGTGGCCATCTTGCGAcggggcgctcgctcactcgtagcatttaGTTTTGGTGGTGCAGGTGCTTTTGGATGACCAtgacttgcttaattttctaccgatttcaaatggtttggtttgttataaatgtcaaagatgtacctatgacactgcatactaaaatttttttttgaaacatgttaaaggaTCCATTatattatagccacgttaataatgtttgtaataaaccaaaccgtttgaaaatcggtggAGGGTTGAgcaagttgtggtcatttgaaagtacctgcaccattggAACTTAATGTtatgagtgagcgagctgtctgaggtaagatggcTGCCAgatgatgacgttagagactccgccgtaacacatctagcctttatacagaTACTTGATATCACTGCTGTTGTGTCTCTTATGAATGATTTGTGCTCCAGATGTTTTGCTGATTTTAATAAAACTAGATGCTATCTGAActtctgtgtctttaaatacacacacacatatatagaTAATACTCAATGTGCATATGAAATAATATCGTGCTTAAGTTCAAATGACCAACTTGCAGATGCATGAATGCCTTATAGATgctttcagcagtaacaacataaacaaacggcttttgtggactaaacgCAACTTCCGGTTAACTTCCACATATAATCGATAACAACAGAGTCATTTTCCAGTGGTTTATTTCTAATAAcaggaaaaataaataagaagTAAATCACCTTGGAGATCAGtaattacataacggctaccatagctgcaacatgcatttggaaaagggaggcgctagagagcattattcgtttgaatgcaaaatacaatttcaccactagattggggtaaatcctacttattgtccctttaacgtTACTGTGTTGTGATCCATGCTCATCGTCTTctctcgtctttaggaaaccaaaaacattttattgtcaACAAGGTctttgtttcagagatcagaGCCACTATAggctgataaataaatacagactcACTTCGCTCAATGTCTATAGAGCAGACATCAACCTTGAATGGATGGggagacttttattttattaaacaagtCCATTAAAGCTCCTCTCTGTCCTCTCTATTGTTCTAGTGTGATCGTGTTCATGCACTGATGTCCAGTCTGGAGAGATCACCGCCCGTTTCCCAGCTGAAGAGTTTGGATGAGGAGGTCTCTCTTTTAAAGGAGAGATTCTCAAACTTTACCGGACAGCGACATCAACTCCAACAGAATCTGAGTCATCTCGTCCTGGCCGTGGAGAACGTCGAGAACCAAACTCTGGTCATCTCCAGTGATGTGATGTCAAAGGTCGCCTCCGTCCGTACGGACCTGAGGCGCATGGGCGGTCTGGAGGGTGAAGTGGAGGCTCTGGTCAGCCAGACCGACACCCTGGAGGAAAAGGTCACGCAGATTGAAAAGCTGATGATCAAACGCATCGGTGATCTTCTGGCCAGCAGCATTGACCGTATTTCTGGTCTGAAGAGCTCCACGGAGAGGAACGCTCAGCGACTGGATCAGATCGGCAAACTCATTCAAGGGCTCTCTACGGCCGACAGACAGCTCTCTGATCGGATCCTGACGCTGGAGAGCGCTCAAGCTAAGATGTTGAAGATGACCACCTTCGCTACTGACCTGAAGCCCAAAGTGTTTACGATCAGACAGGACTTTATCATTATTGAATCAAAACTATCGGAGTTGACGCTGAGGATTGGACAGATCGCTGAAGATGTCATGAGAGGAGAAGAAGAGCTGGCAGAGATGAAGAAGAGTTCAGTGGAGATGAAATATCAAACACTGGAGCAGAAAGATCTCCTGACAACATGAACTCAATCTCTAATAGCATTCAAGATGTGCATTTACTGCTGCAAGTCTTTTTGTAGAAAgatgaagttttatttaaacaacacaaacaacttTCAGTAAGACTTTATAATAAGagtgtatttgttaacatgagtaaatgcattagttaacattaactaGCCAGGACTCCTATAGTTGATCATAATGTATTCATCTAACATATaattgtattagtaaatgctgaaatgaaCATAAACTACTGAAGTATTGTTCTGTGTTAGTTCAGTTAGCtgatgcattaactaatgttaacaaatacagttttattaaacttttaacatttatttgccCCGGACAATCATACCATGCTATTAGATTAGATTATTTAAGTTTACAAGGTACTTAATAGATTAGTATTACATCCATGACCAGAACACCTTAGTATTACCATGGTATTGTTTTTAAGTGTAATGTGATATTGAATACCTAAAACAGTATTTAATTTGAGAGATGAATGAAGATTGAATctctttgatgtttttattgaCGCAGCGACACAGAGCAGCCGAATCTTTCCAGAAGAGGAAATGATCTGATCTGATCTGTAATGATGTCTAACCTCACCCATTCAATGTCAACAAAATCAAATCATTAGACACATCAGTGTACTACACAAACTACACAACAGATCCTCATGTAAATAAAACATGACTGAAGTCATCTTAATACAAACACATTCATTAAAGAATCAACAATGAGTCACATTAAATGTGTTTACATTACACTAATAGATGTTTgtctaaaaatgtttaatatataaaGAGACATTCAgataacaaattattattttgagagaaaatgtgtaaaactgaCAGAACAATAAACAACATAAGTCTTTAAACGGGGGTCCTCCAAATGTTGTTTGAATACaaaagcttaaataaattaaattaaaaatacataaccctaataataaaaatcaaaaATGAAGAGCATAACATTCCCATGATAAAATCAATTCAGCTAAATTAAAATGTTgccaaaagtattttttttacatctttgtAACGTAACCATCATAATAAAGTATGATAtagttatgtgtgtgtgtcacgaACACTCCGCCCAGAGTTTTAAATAAttactgtaattaattatatttaatttgtcTTCTTTAGTTCCTTATTGGCTGTGCTGGGACACGAGGCTATAAAGGTGAAGGAGGTGGATCTATTGGGTCTCTGCTAGCCGCGGGCCATTGGCACAGCCACATGCGTTCATCTTTCAGTTTTTGTTTGTCATGTTAGTTTGGAGCAGGGAGTCCTAGTTAGCGTATTTCGTTTTTGTTCTTGTTTGGTCTTATGTTTTAGGACTCTCATTTTTTCGTTTGTTATTATTGTGAGTATGgttaaataattgtatttatttggaATACACTTGTTGTCCTTCTATTATGTTGCATGTCCCTCAATTTCTAGACAAGTAATGTGCGGGACCGTAACATAGCTGGGGGCTCGTCCGAAATCCATTCTTGATTTATATACGTGTACTGAGGGTTATTTGGCTCCCCTTGCGATGTCTGAGGGggattttattataataataccgcccctaaatccaaccacggcactgacatttagtgcagagacgagagagaaaataattgacagcacaaatgagtttcaatttcaacaggcagtgtttgcatttcatcagctcattttcattttgaaggacacacccaaaacggccaTTTCtgctcacacttacaaagtggcaatttgaacatgttataataaatgatctttgtggtattttcagctaaaacttcacatgcagactctggggacactaaagattcattttacatcttaaaaatgtcttgttaAAGCTTAAAGACCTCTGATATACAGAAGCGTGTGCGTATGTTTCCATGGGTGCTTGTTGAATTGGAGATAACCACACATGAATTGgtaaagtttgtaaacatttttattggtAAACAACTCTTGATACATTCAGAGACAGTGTTTGTCTTACTGTGATGGaagaaactataaaaaaaactgaagagaTATTTTTAGAAATAATAAACAGCAGTTCACCGATTCAGCCTTCTTTGTCAGTTACTGGATCTCAATTTGGATTCATTTTCACATTTCTACCGTGTGTTAAATATCATGAATGATCATGTTTTCATGATGTATCTCAAGATCATTCAGATTCATCTTGATCTTCAGATGGACTTTCAGCTGTGCTTTCAAGTTCTTGTGGTTCTTCTGAACTCTCAGCATCTTTAAGTCCATCAAGCGTCTGTTCCACTGCCTGTAATCTCACCTGAGTCTCATCAAGAGCAGCAATGCTCACCTGTATCTCACCCAGACTGCTCTTCATCTCCTCCAGATCATCTCTCAGCGTCACTATATCTTTCACTGCTGATGTTTTGTACTCGTTCAGCGAGCTCTCGTGAGATTCATACTTTGATATAAAAGCGTCCAGTCGGTTTGTCTGCTCTGACAACGATGATGTCAGTAAATCCTCGCTCTCCTCAGTGGCCTTCAGTCTGGCCTCCACGTCTTCTCCTCTTTTCTCCACCTTCAACAGTTCCTCTCTCAGCTCCTTCTCCAGGGTCTGAAGTGCTTCGCTGGATCGGTCCTGTCCGACGGTCAGAGCCTGAAGCTGGTCGGACGTTGCCTGCATGCCGGCCCGAGCCGCAGACACCTCCTCTCGTAACGCTCCCACGGTGCTTTGCATTAGCGATCTCACGGCCTCGATCTCCTCGGACACAGACGCAACCTCCTTGTTCCTGGTCTGGAGCTCAGCACCCACCGTGGCGATCTGCTCCCTGAGCACCT
The sequence above is a segment of the Misgurnus anguillicaudatus chromosome 1, ASM2758022v2, whole genome shotgun sequence genome. Coding sequences within it:
- the ikbip gene encoding inhibitor of nuclear factor kappa-B kinase-interacting protein isoform X1, with the translated sequence MQSGEIKQRKKTSDVKENGKKRKSEDKVKDELKREAEEKENTIKSSDMKLVMSLMSLAISLVLMWALYQQNVKFSEMKEQYEHLYEKTRDVLELQSQMTTVAEKCDRVHALMSSLERSPPVSQLKSLDEEVSLLKERFSNFTGQRHQLQQNLSHLVLAVENVENQTLVISSDVMSKVASVRTDLRRMGGLEGEVEALVSQTDTLEEKVTQIEKLMIKRIGDLLASSIDRISGLKSSTERNAQRLDQIGKLIQGLSTADRQLSDRILTLESAQAKMLKMTTFATDLKPKVFTIRQDFIIIESKLSELTLRIGQIAEDVMRGEEELAEMKKSSVEMKYQTLEQKDLLTT
- the ikbip gene encoding inhibitor of nuclear factor kappa-B kinase-interacting protein isoform X2 gives rise to the protein MQSGEIKQRKKTSDVKENGKKRKSEDKVKDELKREAEEKENTIKSSDMKLVMSLMSLAISLVLMWALYQQNVKFSEMKEQYEHLYEKTRDVLELQSQMTTVAEKLQASIDEYDEILTSVTLMTKIKHDIAFIHDTSRVLQEHQETSSLQYQTINNRFQNITETWRSRQTDVSDDLNELKSESRSTHGRITEHVNAVDGRLRVLSERLQEVEDGIKRNARVLDRTEEEDARKVQELLDWNSGRVSKLQEKLRSLTRSREDLQKRLEKTLPHVKQWESRLPDVEESVRSMLKLRAQLSDTERRLKELTLQVQDTEEKMLRTELITEP